A window of Eubacteriaceae bacterium ES3 contains these coding sequences:
- a CDS encoding transporter substrate-binding domain-containing protein — translation MKGAIRFLASFLTLFMIICPVTVLARDESIDWTPEEVAFMEAHPVITVGVDPQFVPFEFFDDTGDYQGIASDYLEIISQKTGLTMEIQEGLTWTQAYDQALSGEIDLLPAISKTSLREESFLFSEPYYNFKRVIVIRDSTDGISGIDDLYGQTVAVQKNSSHHSFLSEYDDINLSLYDTVEEALTAVANGTETAFVGNLATTNYLIRSSGLTDLKYIAFDADDGQGIYFAVQKDMPELVEILNKSIDSISAEEKIAINNRWVGVDIETDYSEIFRVIFIVAGLIILIWLVSVYWIIRLRREIETRKRVQADLEIATEEAEKANQIKSSFMARMSHEIRTPLNAIMGMSYLVKKTPLNLTQKMYLDRITQSANTMLSIINDILDFSKIEAGKIEVENVPFNMDQVIQDVINIVSHKIEEQRIGFNLTKDPRMPNCYFGAPKRIEQILLNLINNSAKFTNEGEIGLDIRMIAKTSNRIQLAFTVSDTGIGMSEEQTKKLFEPFTQADASINRRFGGTGLGLSIVKNLVEMMAGSIKVFSEQGEGSTFIIELELTIDEEAEATYKDYVSSLYFKEIKTLVLDKSGSNINMLDNYLSAFGIKCEFTTSAKAVVNILETGAGKFSKPFDLLIVDYETPPGDALKYIEQLLENSKIIHKPKILMLIPMMRDDLFELLEGSGIDVGVLKPVIPSVLFNGIMEIFRTKAIVANEAYKSESETLQVQEYDYGVLIVEDNKTNQLIAKSLLESEGFKVFMADNGEDGVEQFKIHQDEINLILMDLHMPVLNGYQAAEKIHSIADTVPIVAMTADVIDGVIEKCREYGMENYISKPFDPSKMIQLVIELIESQGQNVSDKEKSKGINPEHSEEDEILNSEAGIKYMGGNETLYRNVVEAFFKENKDILNVISPMIDSHDYKEAALTVHKIKSSSGSIGAKNLVKLASKFQKALEAKDSEEIQEFYVYFEKQIELLMEMIESYLMKKD, via the coding sequence ATGAAAGGTGCAATCCGCTTTCTTGCTAGTTTCCTGACTTTGTTTATGATAATATGTCCGGTAACTGTTTTGGCTAGAGATGAGAGTATAGACTGGACGCCAGAAGAAGTTGCTTTTATGGAAGCCCATCCGGTCATTACAGTTGGGGTTGATCCGCAATTTGTCCCTTTTGAATTTTTTGATGATACTGGGGACTACCAGGGGATAGCCTCAGATTATCTGGAAATTATCAGTCAGAAGACCGGACTGACAATGGAGATTCAAGAGGGACTAACCTGGACCCAAGCATACGACCAGGCACTTTCGGGAGAAATTGATCTTTTACCAGCTATCTCCAAGACTAGCCTTCGTGAGGAAAGCTTTTTATTTTCTGAGCCTTATTATAATTTCAAGCGAGTCATAGTCATTCGAGATTCAACAGATGGGATTAGTGGCATCGATGATCTTTACGGACAGACTGTAGCAGTACAAAAAAACAGTTCACACCATAGTTTTCTATCAGAATATGATGATATTAATTTAAGTTTGTATGATACGGTAGAAGAGGCGCTGACAGCGGTTGCCAATGGAACTGAAACAGCCTTTGTTGGAAATCTGGCGACGACTAATTATTTAATCCGATCAAGTGGACTGACCGATCTGAAATATATCGCCTTTGATGCAGACGATGGACAGGGCATTTACTTTGCGGTACAAAAAGATATGCCGGAACTGGTGGAGATTCTTAACAAGAGTATTGATTCAATTTCTGCTGAAGAAAAAATCGCCATCAATAACCGTTGGGTTGGCGTGGACATTGAAACTGATTATAGTGAAATTTTTAGAGTGATTTTTATTGTAGCAGGTTTGATTATCTTAATCTGGCTGGTGTCAGTTTACTGGATAATCAGGTTAAGGCGTGAAATCGAGACCAGAAAGCGCGTGCAGGCTGATCTGGAAATTGCCACAGAAGAAGCTGAGAAGGCGAATCAGATTAAATCGAGTTTTATGGCCAGGATGTCACACGAAATAAGAACGCCGCTCAATGCCATTATGGGAATGTCCTATCTTGTGAAAAAAACACCACTAAATCTGACTCAAAAAATGTATCTGGATCGTATAACCCAATCAGCTAATACGATGTTGAGTATTATTAACGACATTCTTGACTTTTCAAAAATTGAAGCCGGGAAAATTGAAGTGGAAAATGTTCCTTTTAATATGGATCAGGTTATTCAGGATGTGATCAACATTGTTTCGCACAAGATCGAAGAGCAAAGAATTGGATTTAATCTGACCAAAGATCCCCGAATGCCCAATTGCTATTTTGGCGCTCCCAAAAGGATCGAACAGATATTACTGAATTTAATCAATAATTCAGCTAAGTTTACCAATGAAGGTGAAATTGGGCTGGATATAAGAATGATTGCCAAGACTTCAAACCGGATACAGCTGGCTTTTACGGTATCAGATACAGGGATTGGAATGTCTGAAGAACAGACAAAAAAATTATTTGAGCCTTTTACCCAGGCGGATGCAAGTATCAACCGAAGATTTGGTGGAACGGGCCTGGGCTTATCAATCGTCAAAAACCTGGTGGAAATGATGGCGGGCTCTATAAAGGTATTTAGCGAGCAGGGAGAAGGGTCTACCTTTATCATTGAGCTTGAACTGACAATTGATGAAGAAGCAGAAGCAACATATAAAGACTATGTTTCCTCCCTCTATTTTAAGGAAATCAAAACTCTGGTTTTAGATAAAAGCGGAAGCAATATTAATATGCTGGATAACTATCTCAGTGCTTTTGGGATCAAGTGTGAATTCACGACTTCCGCAAAGGCGGTTGTTAATATTCTGGAGACCGGAGCTGGTAAGTTTTCCAAGCCTTTTGATTTATTGATTGTAGATTATGAGACGCCACCCGGAGACGCTTTAAAGTATATTGAGCAACTGCTTGAAAACAGTAAGATTATCCATAAGCCCAAAATATTGATGCTGATTCCAATGATGAGGGATGATTTGTTTGAGCTGCTTGAAGGAAGCGGGATTGATGTTGGCGTTCTAAAGCCGGTCATTCCATCTGTTTTATTCAATGGCATTATGGAGATTTTTAGAACTAAGGCAATTGTCGCCAATGAAGCGTATAAGTCGGAATCGGAAACCCTTCAAGTCCAGGAATATGACTATGGTGTTTTGATTGTTGAAGATAACAAAACCAATCAATTGATTGCAAAATCTTTGCTTGAATCTGAAGGTTTCAAAGTATTTATGGCTGATAACGGGGAAGATGGCGTTGAACAGTTTAAAATCCATCAGGATGAAATTAATCTGATACTAATGGATTTGCATATGCCAGTTCTCAACGGCTACCAGGCGGCAGAAAAGATTCATTCGATTGCTGATACGGTTCCCATTGTCGCGATGACTGCAGATGTAATCGACGGCGTGATTGAGAAATGTCGGGAGTATGGGATGGAAAATTACATCAGTAAGCCTTTTGATCCGAGCAAGATGATCCAATTGGTCATAGAGCTGATAGAATCCCAGGGGCAAAATGTTTCGGATAAAGAAAAATCAAAAGGGATAAATCCGGAGCATTCAGAAGAAGATGAGATTTTAAACTCCGAAGCTGGGATAAAATATATGGGTGGGAATGAAACCTTGTACAGAAATGTCGTTGAAGCTTTTTTCAAGGAGAATAAAGATATTTTGAATGTGATAAGCCCAATGATCGATTCCCATGATTATAAAGAGGCCGCATTGACTGTCCATAAAATTAAAAGCAGTTCGGGCAGTATTGGAGCTAAAAACTTAGTGAAACTCGCTTCTAAATTTCAGAAGGCTCTTGAAGCCAAAGATTCAGAAGAAATTCAAGAGTTCTACGTTTATTTTGAAAAGCAGATTGAATTATTAATGGAAATGATAGAAAGCTATTTGATGAAAAAAGATTAA